One segment of Akkermansiaceae bacterium DNA contains the following:
- a CDS encoding sugar phosphate isomerase/epimerase: protein MSRPVTLFTGQWADLPLADLLPKVYEMGYDGVELACWGDHFDVDAALADDSYIADKWKLLTDNDLDCYAISNHLVGQAICDNIDERHKAILPPAVWGDGDAEGVRTRAAEHMANAARACRKFMDARPGGKHPITPVVNGFTGSSIWHALYSFPPTSQEYLQAGFDDFGKRFTPILDAFEEVDVNFGLEVHPTEIAFDIASTERAIEAVKGHKRFGFNYDPSHLGYQGVDYVKFIRTFSGRIYHVHMKDAWWGHGDGTVGVFGGHTDFADARRFWDFRSVGRGDIDFEEIIVALNDTGYEGPLSVEWEDARMDRFHGATESCEYTRGLDFPRNSGGLFDSAFDQDNQ, encoded by the coding sequence ATGTCCAGACCCGTCACACTCTTCACCGGCCAGTGGGCCGACCTCCCGCTCGCCGATCTCCTGCCGAAAGTCTATGAAATGGGCTACGACGGCGTCGAACTCGCCTGCTGGGGCGACCACTTCGACGTCGATGCCGCCCTTGCCGACGATTCCTACATCGCCGACAAATGGAAGCTCCTAACCGACAACGACCTCGATTGCTACGCCATCTCCAACCACCTCGTCGGCCAGGCGATCTGCGACAACATCGATGAGCGCCACAAGGCCATTCTCCCCCCCGCCGTCTGGGGCGACGGTGACGCCGAGGGCGTACGCACCCGCGCCGCCGAGCACATGGCGAACGCCGCCCGCGCCTGCCGCAAGTTCATGGACGCACGTCCCGGCGGCAAGCACCCGATCACCCCGGTGGTCAACGGCTTCACCGGCTCGTCCATCTGGCACGCGCTCTACTCGTTCCCGCCAACCTCACAGGAATACCTCCAGGCCGGCTTCGACGACTTTGGCAAACGTTTCACCCCGATCCTCGATGCTTTTGAGGAAGTGGATGTCAACTTCGGCCTCGAGGTCCATCCCACCGAGATCGCCTTCGACATCGCCTCCACCGAGCGCGCCATCGAGGCGGTCAAGGGACACAAACGCTTCGGTTTCAACTACGACCCCTCACACCTCGGCTACCAGGGCGTCGATTACGTCAAGTTCATCCGCACCTTCTCCGGGCGCATCTATCACGTCCACATGAAGGACGCCTGGTGGGGCCACGGCGACGGCACGGTGGGTGTCTTCGGCGGCCACACCGACTTCGCGGACGCGCGCCGCTTCTGGGACTTCCGCTCCGTCGGCCGCGGCGACATTGATTTCGAGGAAATCATCGTCGCCCTCAACGACACCGGCTACGAAGGCCCCCTTTCCGTCGAATGGGAGGACGCCCGTATGGACCGTTTCCACGGCGCCACCGAGTCCTGCGAATACACCCGCGGCCTCGATTTCCCGAGAAACTCCGGCGGCCTCTTCGACTCCGCCTTCGACCAGGACAACCAGTAA